A genomic region of Pseudomonas sp. KU43P contains the following coding sequences:
- a CDS encoding LysR family transcriptional regulator: protein MAERWDLEQLRLFARVAELRSFSAVAREQRKAQSAVSNAIALLEADLGVTLFERSSGRQPRLTENGTALLEDARELLRQCERLDGRALALMRGQEAMLRVAQDEAMPYQPVIDSLDELASRYPFLEVQLASGAQGDVARKLAERRADLGLFFHHESMPASLERRALGSVEMVTVCAVDHPLAREGRVTRQQLARHRQLLITPQQSGYPGGEAISPQIWRADSFYAMAELLMRGLGWAWLPRHVVQYPTYQEQMVELDSEWRPPALVVELAWRRDEPLGPAAQWLAERFAVHLRAIG, encoded by the coding sequence ATGGCAGAGCGTTGGGATCTGGAACAACTGCGGCTGTTCGCACGGGTGGCCGAGCTGCGTTCGTTTTCCGCCGTTGCGCGCGAACAGCGCAAGGCGCAATCGGCAGTCAGCAATGCCATAGCGCTCTTGGAAGCCGACCTGGGTGTCACCCTGTTCGAGCGCAGCAGCGGCAGGCAGCCCCGGCTGACCGAAAACGGCACCGCTTTGCTGGAAGATGCTCGCGAATTGCTTCGCCAGTGCGAGCGCCTTGATGGCCGGGCGCTGGCGCTGATGCGTGGCCAGGAGGCCATGCTGCGGGTAGCCCAGGACGAAGCCATGCCCTATCAGCCGGTGATCGACAGCCTCGACGAACTGGCCAGCCGTTACCCGTTCCTGGAAGTGCAGCTGGCCAGCGGTGCCCAGGGTGATGTGGCGCGAAAACTGGCGGAAAGGCGCGCCGACCTTGGTCTGTTCTTCCATCACGAAAGCATGCCGGCATCGCTGGAGCGGCGCGCCCTGGGCAGCGTGGAAATGGTCACGGTGTGCGCAGTCGACCACCCGCTGGCCCGTGAAGGGCGGGTTACCCGCCAGCAGCTCGCGCGCCATCGCCAATTGCTCATCACCCCGCAGCAAAGCGGATACCCCGGAGGCGAAGCGATCAGCCCGCAGATCTGGCGTGCCGACAGCTTCTACGCCATGGCCGAATTGCTGATGCGTGGCTTGGGCTGGGCCTGGTTGCCGCGGCATGTGGTGCAGTACCCGACCTACCAGGAGCAGATGGTCGAGCTGGACAGCGAGTGGCGGCCTCCGGCCCTGGTGGTGGAGCTGGCCTGGCGCCGTGACGAACCCCTGGGCCCGGCTGCGCAATGGCTGGCCGAGCGCTTTGCGGTGCACCTGCGCGCGATCGGGTAA
- the waaA gene encoding lipid IV(A) 3-deoxy-D-manno-octulosonic acid transferase, translated as MNRTLYSLLFHLGLPLVALRLYLRARKAPAYGQRIGERFACNLPAMRQGGIWVHAVSVGESIAAAPMVRALLKAYPDLPITLTCMTPTGSERIRAMFADEPRIQHCYLPYDLPWAAGRFLDHVRPRLGIIMETELWPNHIHQCARRGIPVALANARLSERSARGYARLAKLTRPMLAEMNLIAVQTETEAQRFRDLGARPECVQVTGSIKFDLKVDEHLLPRAKALRDQWGASLRPVWIAASTHEGEDALILQAHQTLLQAHGDALLILVPRHPERFNAVHALCSEQFVTVRRSAGTAVDAQTRVLLGDTMGELLFLYALADIAFVGGSLVATGGHNPLEPAALALPVIMGPHVFNFLEISAMLREAGALQQVDDADGLAEAVRRLIELPQDARRMGVAGQGVMQRNQGALQRLLEGLGRLITG; from the coding sequence ATGAACAGAACTCTCTACTCCTTGCTGTTTCACCTGGGCCTGCCGCTGGTCGCGCTGCGCCTGTACCTGCGTGCCCGCAAGGCGCCGGCCTACGGCCAGCGCATCGGCGAACGGTTTGCCTGCAACCTGCCGGCCATGCGCCAGGGCGGTATCTGGGTGCATGCCGTGTCGGTGGGAGAAAGCATCGCCGCCGCGCCCATGGTGCGCGCGCTGCTGAAAGCCTACCCGGACCTGCCGATCACGCTCACCTGCATGACTCCGACCGGTTCCGAGCGCATTCGCGCCATGTTCGCCGACGAACCGCGCATTCAGCATTGTTACCTGCCTTACGACCTGCCGTGGGCGGCCGGGCGTTTTCTCGACCATGTACGGCCGCGCCTGGGCATCATCATGGAAACCGAGCTGTGGCCCAACCATATTCACCAGTGTGCCAGGCGCGGTATTCCGGTAGCCCTGGCCAACGCCCGTTTGTCCGAGCGTTCTGCCCGTGGCTATGCGCGCCTTGCCAAGCTGACCCGGCCGATGCTCGCCGAGATGAACCTGATCGCCGTACAGACCGAAACCGAGGCGCAGCGCTTTCGTGATCTTGGCGCGCGCCCTGAGTGCGTGCAGGTGACCGGCTCGATCAAGTTCGACCTGAAGGTCGATGAACACCTGCTGCCGCGCGCCAAGGCGCTGCGCGATCAGTGGGGTGCAAGCCTGCGGCCGGTGTGGATTGCCGCCAGTACCCATGAAGGCGAGGACGCGCTGATCCTGCAGGCGCACCAGACGTTGCTGCAGGCACACGGCGACGCGCTGCTCATTCTGGTACCACGCCACCCCGAGCGGTTCAATGCGGTGCATGCCTTGTGCAGCGAGCAGTTCGTCACGGTGCGTCGCTCTGCCGGTACGGCGGTCGACGCCCAGACTCGCGTGCTACTCGGCGATACGATGGGTGAGTTGCTGTTCCTCTATGCGCTGGCCGACATCGCATTCGTCGGCGGCAGCCTGGTCGCCACCGGCGGCCACAACCCGCTTGAACCGGCTGCGCTGGCGCTGCCGGTGATCATGGGGCCGCACGTGTTCAACTTCCTCGAAATCAGCGCAATGCTGCGCGAGGCAGGGGCCCTGCAGCAGGTGGATGATGCCGATGGCTTGGCAGAGGCGGTGCGACGGCTGATCGAACTGCCGCAGGATGCCCGGCGCATGGGAGTCGCCGGGCAAGGGGTGATGCAGCGTAATCAGGGTGCGCTGCAACGTTTGCTGGAGGGCCTGGGGCGCTTGATCACTGGCTGA
- a CDS encoding TolC family outer membrane protein, whose product MLRKLSLAIAVSCASNGVVWAADVPTTVKTDLVSVYQEAVDNNADLAAARADYGARREVVPQARAGLLPNLSAGAEMLSTRTKLDEPSATTNRSGNAWNATLSQPIFRADRWFQLQAAEAVNEQAALELSATEQNLILQTAQNYFAVLRAQDNLAATKAEEAAFKRQLDQSNERFDVGLSDKTDVLQSQASYDTARANRIIAERQVQDAFEALVTLTNREYSSIQGVVHTLPIQVPTPNDAKAWVETAGRQNLNLLATNHAVDAAEETLRQRKAGHAPTLDAVARYEKGDNDNFGFTNPSPFPGQRYSGDVEQTSIGLQLNIPIYSGGLTSSQVREAYQRLSQSEQQRESLRRQVVENTRNLHRAVNTDVEQVQARKQSIISNQSALEATEIGYQVGTRNIVDVLDAQRQLYTSVRDYNNSRYDYILDNLSLKQAAGTLSPQDLIDLKRYLKADYNPDKDFLPPDLAAAAAKNFERRP is encoded by the coding sequence ATGCTGCGCAAACTCTCACTGGCGATTGCCGTGTCTTGTGCGTCCAACGGAGTGGTCTGGGCAGCGGATGTGCCCACAACGGTGAAGACCGATCTGGTCAGCGTCTACCAGGAAGCGGTAGACAACAACGCCGATCTTGCCGCCGCCCGCGCCGATTATGGCGCCCGCCGCGAAGTGGTGCCCCAGGCCCGTGCCGGCCTGCTGCCGAACCTGTCGGCCGGTGCCGAGATGCTCAGCACGCGTACCAAGCTCGACGAACCATCGGCCACCACCAACCGTAGTGGCAACGCCTGGAATGCCACCCTGTCGCAGCCGATTTTTCGCGCCGACCGCTGGTTCCAGTTGCAGGCTGCCGAGGCCGTCAACGAGCAGGCAGCGCTGGAACTGTCGGCCACCGAGCAGAACCTGATCCTGCAGACCGCGCAAAACTACTTCGCCGTGCTGCGCGCCCAGGACAACCTGGCCGCGACCAAGGCCGAGGAAGCGGCGTTCAAGCGCCAGCTCGACCAGTCCAATGAGCGTTTCGACGTCGGCCTTTCCGACAAGACCGACGTGCTGCAATCCCAGGCCAGCTATGACACCGCGCGAGCTAACCGGATCATTGCCGAGCGCCAGGTGCAGGATGCCTTCGAAGCCTTGGTGACCTTGACCAACCGCGAGTACAGCTCGATCCAGGGTGTTGTCCACACCTTGCCAATCCAGGTGCCGACGCCCAACGACGCCAAGGCCTGGGTGGAAACCGCCGGGCGCCAGAACCTCAACCTGCTGGCCACCAACCACGCGGTTGACGCCGCCGAAGAAACCCTGCGCCAGCGCAAGGCCGGGCACGCGCCGACCCTTGATGCGGTGGCCCGCTACGAGAAAGGCGACAACGACAACTTCGGTTTCACCAACCCTTCGCCCTTCCCCGGCCAGCGCTACAGCGGTGACGTGGAGCAGACCAGCATCGGCCTGCAGCTGAACATCCCGATCTACAGCGGCGGGCTGACCAGCTCGCAGGTGCGCGAGGCCTACCAGCGCCTGAGCCAGAGCGAGCAGCAGCGCGAGAGTCTGCGCCGCCAGGTGGTGGAGAACACCCGCAACCTGCACCGGGCGGTGAATACCGACGTGGAACAGGTGCAGGCACGCAAGCAGTCGATCATTTCCAACCAGAGTGCACTGGAAGCCACCGAGATCGGCTACCAGGTCGGTACCCGCAATATCGTCGACGTGCTCGATGCACAGCGCCAGCTGTATACGTCGGTACGCGATTACAACAACAGCCGCTATGACTACATTCTCGACAACCTGAGCCTGAAGCAGGCGGCCGGCACCTTGAGCCCGCAGGACCTGATTGACCTCAAGCGCTACCTGAAGGCGGACTACAACCCGGACAAGGACTTCCTGCCGCCGGACCTGGCGGCGGCTGCAGCGAAGAACTTCGAGCGCAGGCCGTAA